One Lysinibacillus fusiformis genomic window carries:
- a CDS encoding C40 family peptidase produces the protein MKKQFLTTTLALSLGFSSLGMVQATIQPIEVEAATTNAQNNAQAVATKADQLIQSGKSLIGQATYSNTEYKPTYPYKFSCATFLMYIFEKNGVDLGTYNENYMIQQGTYVAKNQLQKGDLLFFKSKKTGTDPDHVGMYIGDNKMIHMADSQQNIVISDLNSKPYYTDNYVSARRVLPTLLSANPATKGDKIVENALTYKNKVTMSTTNNESSLRFTAPGFVDFVYRKSGVTLGKTTLKEQMNIGTTVSRANLKKGDLVFFNSVKGSQTPSLVAIYAGDHRIIIPNSDGVMTRVLFVDYYNEHYITAKRVFSDNSTPTTNAPTAAADKIIATASSMTGKAKFGYAYNENSLTFTSAGFTYYVFKKHGIDLKDKLASKQALVGKNVQKAQLQKGDLLFFSTNNGGQQITQTGIYIGDNQFISMTTNNIVKQNLNSTWAQQNYVSARRVL, from the coding sequence ATGAAAAAACAATTTTTAACAACTACATTAGCACTATCATTAGGTTTTAGCTCTTTGGGCATGGTACAAGCTACTATTCAACCAATTGAAGTAGAGGCTGCCACTACAAATGCACAAAACAACGCGCAAGCCGTGGCAACGAAAGCAGACCAACTCATCCAATCAGGAAAAAGCTTAATAGGGCAGGCAACGTACAGCAATACAGAATACAAGCCTACATATCCTTACAAATTTTCTTGTGCTACATTTTTAATGTACATTTTCGAGAAGAACGGTGTGGATCTTGGGACATATAATGAAAATTATATGATACAGCAAGGGACATATGTTGCGAAAAATCAATTACAAAAAGGGGATTTACTATTCTTTAAGAGTAAAAAAACCGGCACAGACCCTGATCATGTAGGTATGTATATTGGTGACAATAAAATGATTCATATGGCTGATAGCCAGCAAAATATCGTAATTTCTGATTTAAATAGCAAGCCATATTATACAGATAATTATGTATCTGCGCGAAGAGTCTTACCTACTCTACTTTCAGCTAATCCAGCAACGAAGGGCGATAAAATTGTTGAAAACGCCTTAACTTATAAAAACAAAGTCACAATGAGCACAACAAATAACGAATCATCGCTACGCTTTACGGCACCAGGGTTTGTAGATTTTGTCTATCGAAAAAGTGGCGTGACTCTTGGTAAAACAACCTTAAAGGAACAAATGAATATTGGAACAACAGTTTCACGTGCCAATTTAAAGAAAGGCGATTTAGTGTTCTTTAATAGTGTCAAGGGCTCTCAAACCCCTTCACTTGTAGCCATCTACGCTGGGGATCATCGTATCATCATTCCAAATTCTGATGGTGTTATGACAAGGGTGTTATTCGTCGACTATTACAATGAGCATTATATTACAGCAAAACGTGTTTTTTCAGATAACTCAACACCGACAACCAACGCACCGACAGCTGCTGCTGATAAAATCATTGCTACTGCTTCAAGTATGACTGGAAAAGCAAAGTTTGGCTACGCGTATAATGAAAACTCACTGACATTTACAAGTGCAGGGTTTACCTATTATGTCTTTAAAAAGCATGGGATTGATTTAAAGGATAAACTAGCCAGCAAGCAAGCATTAGTGGGTAAAAACGTACAAAAAGCACAGCTGCAAAAAGGAGATCTTCTGTTCTTCTCCACGAATAATGGTGGACAGCAAATTACACAAACAGGGATTTATATTGGTGACAATCAATTTATTAGTATGACCACTAATAATATAGTGAAACAAAATCTAAATTCTACTTGGGCGCAACAAAACTACGTTTCGGCTCGCCGCGTTCTCTAG
- a CDS encoding VOC family protein, translating to MIVGVHHAQITIPKGAEEQGKYFYCHVLGLKEIEKPDSLKGRGGFWIQVGTTEVHVGTEDGFDRLTTKAHIAYQVDDVSYWKKVLMEHQIDIFDSVPIPNFERFEFRDPFGNRVEIIKPIQ from the coding sequence ATGATCGTTGGCGTACATCACGCACAAATAACGATTCCAAAGGGCGCTGAGGAGCAAGGTAAATATTTTTACTGCCATGTATTAGGTTTAAAAGAGATTGAAAAACCTGATTCGCTTAAAGGACGTGGCGGATTTTGGATTCAAGTAGGCACTACTGAGGTACATGTAGGGACAGAGGATGGCTTTGATAGACTCACAACAAAAGCCCATATCGCATACCAAGTAGACGATGTGTCCTATTGGAAAAAAGTATTGATGGAACATCAAATCGACATATTTGATTCGGTTCCCATTCCTAATTTTGAACGTTTTGAATTTAGAGATCCCTTTGGTAATCGAGTAGAGATAATCAAACCCATACAGTAA
- a CDS encoding MerR family transcriptional regulator has product MYTISRFSQLCKMSARMLRHYDKEELLKPVHVDTTNGYRYYEKSQLETALLIKKLKEYRFSLPEIRTILQSSDSTLFIGMIHTKINEISNEMSRYRQIIAELQAMIEKKVDLIQRERRPYDILLGLRNEISVVSQRLQINIDDMDRYIDSIYDKAKESNIQLLGVPSAIFFDEEFTPNHCDIEIMIPNIHSNDEKISMEWQLKKLPTKIIATTLHIGSYDDIGYAHMALEEWTESNGYCLDGLPYETYLKGSECDCHVEEYVTQISFPVIKKAM; this is encoded by the coding sequence ATGTACACGATCAGCAGATTTTCACAGCTTTGCAAAATGAGTGCTCGTATGTTACGACACTATGACAAGGAAGAACTTTTGAAACCAGTACATGTAGATACAACAAACGGGTACAGATATTATGAGAAGAGTCAATTAGAAACGGCATTACTAATCAAGAAACTGAAAGAATATCGATTTTCCTTGCCTGAAATTAGAACGATCCTCCAGTCGTCTGACAGTACATTGTTTATCGGAATGATACACACGAAAATAAATGAAATATCAAACGAGATGAGTCGATATAGACAAATCATTGCAGAATTGCAAGCGATGATTGAAAAAAAAGTCGATTTAATACAAAGGGAAAGAAGACCGTATGATATATTGTTGGGCCTGCGAAACGAGATCAGTGTCGTAAGTCAAAGATTGCAAATTAATATAGATGACATGGACAGGTACATTGATTCAATTTACGATAAGGCGAAAGAAAGTAATATTCAGCTACTTGGTGTTCCATCTGCCATTTTCTTTGATGAAGAGTTTACCCCTAACCACTGCGATATTGAAATAATGATTCCGAACATTCATAGCAATGACGAAAAAATATCAATGGAATGGCAACTAAAAAAACTCCCCACAAAGATTATTGCTACTACCTTGCATATCGGAAGTTATGACGATATCGGGTACGCACATATGGCACTAGAAGAGTGGACAGAAAGCAACGGCTACTGCTTGGATGGTCTGCCATATGAAACCTACTTGAAAGGTTCAGAATGTGACTGTCATGTAGAGGAGTATGTGACACAAATTAGCTTTCCCGTCATCAAAAAAGCAATGTAA
- a CDS encoding agmatine deiminase family protein: protein MKKIIVLCTGAVLTAGIIMGGCNPSKVEGSQFVKQQYVGKYTMPDESSKHEGTWLQWPHSFTYGNGYVEKVESIWIEMTAALSEGENVHIIAYDEYEKDYIYDLLYDEGIDMDKIDFYIVPTDDVWARDTAPIFVYDKDNNMKLMDWGFNGWGKKTQYQKDALIPSVLSKQLGMERINLNSVVLEGGAFELDGNGTFLSTRSAVIHKNRNPKLSESEIEEYVKENLGAINFIWLNGVPNLDITDFHIDGFAKFHDKSTIITMKKDDLEEWGLSNKDVKTLMNAKNAFDKPYQYVNLPISKNNVILDNGKNLGYKGSYINFYVGNTVVLVPNYNDPNDKIANDIIQKLYPNRKVIGIDVRELYKDGGMIHCVTQQQPVNLK, encoded by the coding sequence ATGAAAAAGATAATTGTACTTTGCACAGGGGCTGTATTAACGGCTGGGATTATAATGGGGGGGTGTAATCCTAGTAAAGTTGAGGGGAGTCAGTTCGTGAAACAACAATACGTAGGTAAATACACAATGCCCGATGAAAGCAGCAAACATGAAGGTACGTGGTTGCAATGGCCTCATAGCTTTACATATGGTAACGGCTATGTAGAAAAGGTTGAATCAATTTGGATCGAGATGACAGCTGCCCTTAGTGAGGGAGAAAATGTTCATATTATCGCATATGATGAATATGAAAAGGACTATATTTATGATCTTTTGTATGATGAAGGCATAGATATGGACAAAATTGATTTTTATATTGTTCCTACTGACGATGTATGGGCAAGAGATACAGCACCAATTTTTGTATACGATAAAGATAATAATATGAAACTCATGGACTGGGGATTTAATGGCTGGGGTAAGAAAACGCAATACCAAAAAGATGCATTAATACCAAGTGTTCTTAGTAAGCAGTTAGGTATGGAAAGAATAAATCTAAATAGTGTAGTACTTGAAGGCGGAGCATTTGAACTAGATGGTAATGGTACTTTCTTATCGACACGTAGTGCTGTTATTCATAAAAATCGAAATCCTAAATTATCAGAATCAGAAATTGAGGAGTATGTGAAAGAAAATCTTGGTGCTATTAACTTTATTTGGTTAAATGGTGTGCCGAACCTAGATATTACAGATTTTCATATTGATGGTTTTGCAAAATTCCATGATAAGTCAACAATCATTACAATGAAAAAAGATGATTTAGAAGAATGGGGTCTCTCCAATAAGGATGTTAAAACATTAATGAATGCAAAAAATGCCTTCGACAAGCCTTATCAGTATGTGAATTTACCAATCAGTAAAAATAATGTAATTTTAGATAACGGAAAGAATTTGGGATACAAAGGTTCATATATAAATTTTTATGTTGGGAATACAGTTGTATTAGTTCCGAATTATAATGATCCTAATGACAAAATAGCAAACGATATTATCCAAAAACTATACCCTAATCGTAAGGTAATTGGTATTGATGTAAGGGAGCTTTATAAAGACGGTGGTATGATTCATTGTGTTACACAACAACAACCAGTCAATTTAAAGTGA
- a CDS encoding TetR/AcrR family transcriptional regulator encodes MFKKEVSPFNKQSDLQNDKNKEVKEQILKSAKSLFSTRGYNGTTVRQICDEANVSLALVSYHFGGKENVFNALFEPLRHTFMNANYDLEDSLGSLISFCRNFVLYRTEEHELIDILQQELVMNSPRLEMLKDVFLPSWEQLRSILFACKEQKTIDFESIDIAVNFVMGTLMFSLNNPFLNRSSFNTTAQHVADLAISYILNGLHSGKN; translated from the coding sequence TTGTTCAAAAAAGAGGTGAGTCCTTTCAATAAGCAATCCGATTTACAAAATGACAAGAATAAAGAAGTGAAAGAGCAGATTTTAAAATCAGCAAAATCCTTGTTTTCTACAAGAGGTTATAATGGGACAACTGTAAGGCAAATTTGTGATGAGGCGAACGTTTCTCTAGCCTTAGTTTCTTATCACTTTGGTGGCAAAGAAAATGTTTTTAATGCTTTATTTGAACCTCTTCGTCACACCTTTATGAATGCAAATTACGATTTAGAAGATTCGTTAGGTTCTTTGATAAGCTTTTGCAGAAATTTCGTCCTTTATAGAACAGAAGAGCATGAGCTAATTGATATTTTACAGCAAGAGTTAGTGATGAATAGCCCAAGATTAGAGATGTTGAAGGATGTATTTTTACCATCATGGGAACAGCTTCGATCGATTTTGTTCGCTTGTAAAGAGCAGAAAACAATTGATTTCGAATCGATAGATATCGCGGTGAATTTCGTAATGGGGACGTTAATGTTCTCCCTCAATAATCCATTTCTAAACCGTTCTTCGTTCAATACGACAGCACAACATGTCGCGGATCTAGCGATAAGCTATATTCTTAATGGACTTCACAGCGGCAAGAATTAA
- a CDS encoding 2,3-butanediol dehydrogenase → MKAAKFYGVKDIRVEEAELPVLENGMVKVKVEFAGICGSDLHEYVGGAYAFRTQPVLGHEFAGVVVEVTDGVSHTKVGDRVAVEPLIPCGKCNNCKRGYTNLCKQGQSYGYTISGGFAEYAVVREENVYQLPDNMSLALGALVEPTAVAVHAVRQSQLKLGDTAAIFGAGPIGLLVLQAVKAAGASEIFVVEVSDERRQKALDLGATYVINPMDTDAVAYIREKTNGGVDVAYDAAGVQATFSSGVSAVHPGGEFKIVSVWEKPVEFNPNAVVSPEVKISGSFAYVNIFPEVIRLLAGGVIDGNAVITSQISLDDIVKKGFEALTKDRSQCKILVNMSL, encoded by the coding sequence ATGAAAGCAGCAAAATTTTATGGCGTAAAAGATATTCGTGTAGAAGAAGCAGAACTTCCAGTATTAGAAAATGGAATGGTTAAAGTGAAAGTTGAATTTGCAGGTATTTGTGGTAGTGATCTGCATGAATACGTGGGTGGTGCCTATGCGTTTCGCACGCAACCTGTACTAGGACATGAATTTGCAGGTGTGGTCGTGGAAGTGACAGATGGTGTTTCACATACAAAAGTAGGCGATCGTGTGGCTGTTGAACCACTGATTCCTTGTGGAAAATGTAACAATTGTAAACGAGGCTATACAAACCTATGTAAACAAGGTCAATCATACGGATACACTATTTCTGGTGGCTTTGCTGAATATGCCGTTGTTCGAGAAGAAAATGTATATCAATTACCGGATAATATGAGTTTAGCGCTAGGTGCACTTGTTGAACCAACAGCAGTTGCGGTGCATGCAGTACGACAAAGTCAATTAAAACTTGGTGATACAGCAGCTATTTTCGGTGCTGGCCCAATCGGATTATTAGTATTACAGGCAGTAAAAGCGGCAGGTGCGAGTGAAATTTTTGTCGTAGAAGTTTCAGATGAGAGACGTCAAAAAGCACTTGATTTAGGTGCAACGTATGTCATCAATCCTATGGATACAGATGCAGTTGCTTACATCCGCGAAAAAACAAATGGTGGTGTAGATGTTGCATACGACGCTGCGGGAGTTCAAGCAACATTTTCAAGTGGCGTAAGCGCTGTACATCCAGGTGGCGAATTCAAAATCGTCAGTGTTTGGGAAAAACCAGTTGAATTTAATCCAAATGCGGTCGTTTCACCAGAAGTGAAAATTAGTGGATCATTCGCCTATGTCAATATTTTCCCAGAAGTCATTCGTTTACTTGCCGGTGGTGTCATTGACGGTAATGCAGTGATTACCAGCCAAATTAGCTTAGATGATATCGTTAAAAAAGGTTTTGAAGCTTTAACAAAAGATCGTAGCCAATGTAAAATTCTTGTGAATATGAGCCTTTAA
- a CDS encoding PepSY-associated TM helix domain-containing protein has translation MKNTLYSSFWRMHFYAALFMTPLLITLTLSGIGYLFYTDVEDQLYDDYFFGDSKKTEVLTIDEGIKEAEAAFAGYTTDKIIVLEEPYNTRLTMTNEEGSQRYLFLDHNNQIVGHQDAQYTFGNIIRNLHSSLFIGGTVVNYLVELAACWAIFLLLSGLYMTFKGKVLKKAKQPNKRQKNKRMHALIGTIITIPMVVIIFTGLPWSAFMGNIIYNASQENPSFGTPILQQQPPTSDMSEIPWATRQEVAPQSDTGHAHHGMGAVKSNVTNPNQLAVESLQQKIDAMDIAKPYSIIYPTSETGVFTVAKSSNTGVTGLDVSPNDEVTMYFDQYSGEFMAKVGYEDYGILAKWFTWGIPLHEGHLFGWPNKLLNLIVCVAFLGVIFWGFRTWLLRKKNGLLSAPPQLSQKISIPFIVLMIVLGVIMPLFGLSLIVVVLIEWIVRMMSNKRLTSKELK, from the coding sequence ATGAAAAATACGCTTTATTCCAGCTTTTGGCGAATGCATTTTTATGCTGCACTATTTATGACACCCCTTCTTATTACATTAACGCTTAGCGGCATTGGGTATTTATTTTATACTGATGTGGAAGATCAGTTATATGATGACTATTTCTTTGGAGATAGTAAAAAAACAGAAGTATTAACGATTGATGAAGGGATTAAAGAAGCAGAAGCGGCGTTTGCAGGCTATACAACAGATAAAATTATCGTGTTAGAAGAACCTTATAATACACGTTTAACGATGACAAATGAAGAAGGCTCACAGAGATATTTGTTTTTAGATCACAATAATCAAATTGTTGGTCACCAAGATGCGCAATACACATTTGGAAATATCATCAGAAACTTGCACAGTTCCTTATTCATAGGGGGCACCGTAGTTAACTATCTCGTAGAATTAGCAGCATGTTGGGCCATTTTTTTACTACTTTCAGGCCTGTACATGACCTTTAAAGGAAAAGTATTAAAGAAAGCGAAACAGCCCAACAAACGACAAAAAAATAAAAGAATGCATGCCCTTATTGGTACGATTATTACCATTCCGATGGTTGTCATCATTTTCACAGGTCTACCATGGTCTGCGTTTATGGGAAATATTATTTATAATGCTTCCCAAGAAAACCCTTCATTCGGCACACCGATATTGCAACAGCAACCGCCTACATCGGATATGAGTGAAATTCCTTGGGCAACACGTCAGGAAGTGGCCCCTCAGTCCGATACTGGACATGCGCATCATGGAATGGGTGCAGTAAAGAGTAATGTGACTAATCCAAATCAATTGGCTGTTGAAAGTCTTCAACAAAAGATAGATGCCATGGACATTGCCAAACCGTATTCGATTATTTATCCTACAAGTGAAACAGGCGTATTTACAGTTGCTAAATCAAGCAACACAGGAGTAACTGGGCTTGATGTGAGCCCAAATGACGAAGTGACTATGTATTTTGATCAATATAGTGGCGAATTTATGGCCAAAGTGGGTTATGAGGATTACGGAATTTTAGCAAAATGGTTTACATGGGGAATTCCATTACATGAAGGTCACTTATTTGGCTGGCCCAATAAATTGTTAAATTTAATTGTGTGTGTTGCATTTTTGGGCGTTATTTTTTGGGGGTTCCGTACTTGGTTGCTTCGAAAGAAAAATGGCTTACTGTCTGCACCACCTCAACTATCTCAGAAGATCTCCATTCCTTTTATCGTATTGATGATTGTATTAGGAGTAATCATGCCATTATTTGGACTTTCATTAATCGTAGTCGTATTGATAGAATGGATTGTAAGAATGATGTCAAACAAACGGTTAACGAGTAAGGAGTTAAAGTAA
- a CDS encoding ankyrin repeat domain-containing protein: protein MRKWTVVSILGISLLLQGCSANQDAQPLKQKDRELVRVELNEQLLQAVSQGKVSAIQDLLREDININVQDANKRTAVMIATYNNDVEVARMLIEAGADVNIQDDMQNNPFLYAGAEGYLEILKLSIQAGADPTITNRYGGTALIPASEHGYIDVIQALLTTTAIDVNHVNNLGWTALIEAIILNDGNKTQQQVVQLLIAHGANVNIPDSKNVSPLQHAKAKDFHEIVQLLMQAGAK, encoded by the coding sequence ATGAGGAAATGGACGGTAGTTAGTATTTTAGGAATATCACTCTTGCTGCAAGGATGTTCCGCCAATCAAGATGCACAACCACTAAAACAAAAGGATCGTGAACTAGTGCGTGTTGAATTGAATGAACAACTGCTTCAAGCGGTATCGCAAGGTAAGGTTAGTGCAATACAAGATCTACTTAGAGAAGATATAAATATTAATGTGCAAGACGCTAACAAAAGAACTGCTGTCATGATTGCAACGTATAACAATGACGTTGAAGTGGCAAGAATGCTAATTGAGGCAGGGGCAGATGTCAATATTCAGGATGATATGCAAAATAATCCTTTCCTCTATGCAGGAGCGGAGGGCTATCTTGAAATTTTAAAGCTATCGATACAAGCTGGTGCAGATCCTACCATCACAAATCGCTATGGTGGTACGGCTTTAATACCCGCTTCCGAGCATGGTTATATTGACGTCATTCAAGCGTTATTAACAACTACAGCAATAGACGTAAACCACGTGAATAATCTTGGATGGACAGCATTAATCGAAGCGATTATTTTGAATGATGGCAATAAAACACAGCAACAGGTAGTTCAGTTGTTGATAGCTCATGGAGCAAATGTCAATATACCTGATAGCAAAAACGTTTCACCATTACAGCATGCGAAAGCAAAGGATTTCCATGAAATCGTGCAACTATTAATGCAAGCTGGAGCAAAATAA
- a CDS encoding LysR family transcriptional regulator — protein MELRDLQIFKCVANLGSVSSAAKELNYVQSNVTARIKHLENELNTQLFYRHKKGMRLNEDGRKMLTYVNKILLDVDELKQVFLDSHTPVGTVKIGTVEIVSILPTILAAYYKDYPNVDLSLQAGLTEELIKEVTDHQLDGAFISGPIKHPHLEQYDVCMEKLVLVTQNKTFHKEDFLTTPILVSNKGCGYRSKLEHWLKDEGLMPKRIMEFNILETIINSVALGLGITLVPQSAVTQLSATSKVYCHPIPKKYGSNSTVFIRRKDAYMTNSMRYFLKTIAEHRDTTLL, from the coding sequence GTGGAACTACGAGACTTACAAATTTTCAAATGCGTCGCCAATCTAGGAAGCGTCAGCAGTGCCGCAAAGGAATTAAACTATGTCCAATCCAACGTAACAGCACGTATTAAGCATTTAGAAAACGAGCTCAACACACAGCTTTTTTATCGTCATAAAAAAGGGATGCGATTGAATGAGGATGGAAGAAAAATGCTTACTTACGTTAATAAAATTCTATTGGACGTTGACGAATTAAAACAAGTATTTTTAGATAGTCATACGCCTGTTGGAACGGTAAAAATCGGTACCGTTGAAATCGTGAGTATTTTACCAACCATATTAGCCGCTTACTACAAGGACTACCCGAATGTCGATTTATCATTACAGGCTGGTTTGACGGAGGAACTTATAAAAGAAGTAACCGATCACCAATTAGATGGCGCTTTTATATCAGGACCTATCAAACATCCACATTTAGAACAATACGATGTCTGTATGGAAAAACTCGTTCTTGTTACGCAAAATAAAACTTTTCACAAAGAAGATTTTTTAACAACACCCATCCTCGTTTCTAATAAAGGTTGCGGTTATCGTTCCAAGCTAGAACACTGGCTTAAAGATGAAGGTTTAATGCCAAAAAGGATTATGGAATTTAACATACTAGAGACAATCATAAACAGCGTTGCACTCGGCCTTGGCATTACGCTAGTACCGCAATCTGCTGTAACGCAACTTTCCGCTACAAGTAAAGTATATTGTCATCCAATCCCTAAAAAATATGGCAGCAATTCAACTGTATTTATACGTCGAAAAGATGCTTATATGACCAACTCAATGCGTTACTTTTTAAAAACAATTGCAGAGCATCGAGATACAACTTTGCTGTAA
- a CDS encoding DMT family transporter, translated as MLIGVIACLIASISWGAMFPVADHALEYIDPLYFSTIRYGAVSIALIILLWIKEGKKAFQLEGKGKLLIFFGIMAFTVYNVLVFLGQMLLGKSGVMVASIMEALMPMISIAILWGYKNVKPKKYMIVSMIIAFVGAMFVITKGDMGFFLTLKNNLMPLAFILIGVVGWVVYTMGGHSFPEWSTLRYSTLTCVFGTAVTGIITMLVTLLGYVSVPSIGTIAAVKYDLLFMMILPGIVALLCWNYGVKILSSINGILFINFVPITTLVIMMVQGYTITIFDVVGTLLVIIALIRNNICQRKEVNKDIQIIQQRQLHHAG; from the coding sequence ATGTTAATAGGTGTGATTGCATGTTTAATTGCTAGTATTTCATGGGGCGCCATGTTTCCAGTTGCAGATCATGCACTCGAATATATAGATCCACTATATTTTTCAACAATTCGCTATGGAGCGGTATCGATTGCATTGATTATTTTATTATGGATTAAAGAGGGGAAGAAAGCATTTCAATTAGAAGGTAAAGGGAAACTGCTAATCTTTTTCGGGATTATGGCATTTACTGTCTACAACGTGCTTGTTTTCTTAGGCCAGATGCTCTTGGGCAAATCGGGTGTTATGGTTGCGTCTATTATGGAGGCACTGATGCCGATGATTTCGATTGCTATTCTATGGGGATATAAAAACGTGAAACCCAAAAAGTATATGATTGTCAGTATGATCATTGCTTTTGTTGGAGCTATGTTTGTTATTACGAAAGGCGATATGGGTTTCTTTCTTACATTAAAAAATAATTTAATGCCGCTCGCATTTATTTTAATTGGAGTTGTTGGCTGGGTAGTCTATACGATGGGGGGGCACTCATTTCCTGAATGGTCTACACTCCGTTATTCAACATTAACTTGTGTATTTGGTACCGCTGTAACAGGAATCATCACGATGCTAGTGACACTGCTAGGGTATGTGTCGGTACCAAGTATAGGTACAATCGCTGCTGTTAAATATGATCTATTGTTTATGATGATTTTACCAGGTATTGTAGCGCTACTTTGTTGGAACTATGGTGTGAAAATTTTGTCCTCCATTAATGGTATCTTATTTATCAACTTTGTGCCGATTACTACATTAGTCATTATGATGGTACAAGGCTATACTATAACCATTTTTGATGTTGTAGGAACACTGCTAGTTATTATAGCCCTCATTCGAAATAATATATGCCAGCGTAAAGAAGTAAATAAGGATATACAAATTATACAACAGCGACAATTGCACCATGCTGGCTGA
- a CDS encoding YrzO family protein yields MLTSLSFFFAAGIACELVAINRNGRRKIKQQEEMILLLRDLLQQKNK; encoded by the coding sequence ATGTTAACTAGTTTATCGTTTTTCTTTGCTGCAGGAATTGCATGCGAACTTGTAGCTATCAATAGAAATGGTCGTAGAAAGATAAAACAACAAGAAGAGATGATCTTACTTTTAAGAGATTTACTACAGCAAAAAAATAAATAA
- a CDS encoding response regulator transcription factor, whose translation MIRVLLAEDQQMLRGALTSLLSFETDIEVIAEVSDGQKAWECIQSDVPDVCILDIEMPNLTGLELAEKIKNDQLPCKVMIVTTFARPGYLQKAMDCEVNGYLLKDEPIDYLIETIRKVMNGEKVVSRDLAATLFMKEQNPLNEREIAVLQLVKEGFTTSEISKKLFLTKGTIRNYLSTSIQKLHVESRQQAVHIASDKGWL comes from the coding sequence ATGATACGTGTTTTACTAGCCGAAGACCAACAAATGTTGCGCGGTGCCTTAACATCATTACTGTCTTTCGAGACTGATATCGAGGTAATTGCAGAAGTTTCCGATGGCCAAAAAGCATGGGAATGCATACAAAGCGATGTACCTGATGTTTGTATCTTGGATATCGAGATGCCGAATCTGACAGGACTGGAGCTTGCAGAAAAAATTAAAAATGATCAACTACCTTGCAAAGTGATGATTGTCACTACTTTCGCCCGGCCGGGGTATTTACAGAAGGCGATGGATTGTGAGGTCAATGGTTATTTATTGAAGGATGAGCCGATTGATTATTTAATCGAAACGATACGTAAGGTGATGAATGGTGAAAAGGTCGTAAGTAGAGATTTAGCCGCTACATTATTTATGAAGGAGCAGAACCCGCTAAATGAGCGAGAAATCGCTGTGCTCCAGCTTGTTAAAGAAGGTTTCACAACCAGTGAGATAAGCAAAAAATTATTTTTAACAAAAGGCACAATTCGAAATTATTTATCTACCTCTATTCAGAAACTCCACGTGGAATCCAGACAGCAAGCTGTTCATATTGCCAGTGACAAAGGTTGGCTTTAA